In Bos indicus isolate NIAB-ARS_2022 breed Sahiwal x Tharparkar chromosome 2, NIAB-ARS_B.indTharparkar_mat_pri_1.0, whole genome shotgun sequence, a single genomic region encodes these proteins:
- the PADI3 gene encoding protein-arginine deiminase type-3: MSLQRIVRVSLEHPTSAVCVAGVETLVDIYGSVPEGTETFEVYGTPGVDIYICPNVERDRERADARRWHFDMGSQIIVVMNSPSNELNDSHVQISYHSSRDSSPLAYALLYLTCVDITLDCDLNCEGRQDRDFVDKRQWVWGPSGHGAILLVNCDRDSMSSDDQDNCDHHVRCLQDLEDMSVMILRTQGPNALFDDHKLVLHTSSADAERARVFHACGPGDSCEAYRHVLGQNKVSYEVHHFHGDEERFFVEGLSFPDAGFSGLVTFHVTLLDDSNEDFSESPIFTDTVVFRVAPWIMTPSTQPPLEVYVCRVKNNTCFVHAVAELARRAGCKLTVCPQAENRNDRWIQDEMELGYIQAPHKTFPVVFDSPRNGELQNFPYKRILGPDFGYVTREPQDNSVSGLDSFGNLEVSPPVVANGKEYPLGRILFGGNLPGSRGRRVTQVVRDFLHAQRVQPPVELFVDWLAVGHVDEFLSFVPVADGKGFRMLLASPSACLKLFQEKQKWGHGGALLFQGVAGNQEVNTVSISQVLSNGNLISYNKFVQSCIDWNREVLKRELGLAERDIVDIPQLFKMERRKAVAFFPDLVNMLVLGQHLGIPKPFGPVINGRCCLEEKVRSLLEPLGLHCTFIDDFTPYHMLHGEVHCGTNVRRQPFSFKWWHMEP, translated from the exons GTCAGTTCCCGAGGGCACAGAGACGTTCGAGGTCTACGGAACCCCCGGCGTGGACATCTACATCTGCCCCAACGTGGAGAGGGACCGGGAGCGTGCGGATGCCCGGCGGTGGCACTTTGACATGGGCTCCCAGATCATCGTGGTCATGAACTCTCCCAGCAACGAGCTCAACGACAGTCAC GTTCAGATTTCCTACCATTCCAGCCGAGACTCCTCGCCCCTGGCCTACGCGCTGCTCTACCTCACCTGTGTGG ATATCACCCTGGACTGTGACCTGAACTGTGAAGGCAGGCAGGACAGGGACTTTGTGGACAAG CGGCAGTGGGTCTGGGGACCCAGTGGGCACGGAGCCATCCTGCTGGTGAACTGCGACAGAGACAGTATGAGCTCTGACGACCAGGACAACTGTGACCACCACGTGCGCTGCCTGCAAG ACCTAGAAGACATGTCTGTGATGATTCTGCGGACACAAGGCCCCAATGCCCTGTTTGACGACCACAAACTCGTCCTCCACACTTCCAGCGCTGACGCCGAGCGGGCGCGGGTGTTCCACGCCTGCG GCCCCGGGGACTCCTGCGAGGCGTACCGGCACGTGCTCGGCCAGAACAAGGTGTCCTACGAGGTGCACCACTTCCACGGCGACGAGGAGCGCTTCTTCGTGGAGGGCCTGTCCTTCCCCGACGCCGGCTTCTCGGGGCTCGTCACCTTCCACGTCACCCTGCTGGACGACTCCAACGAG GATTTCTCCGAGTCCCCCATCTTCACCGACACCGTGGTGTTCCGAGTGGCCCCCTGGATCATGACGCCCAGCACCCAGCCGCCCCTGGAGGTGTACGTGTGCCG CGTGAAGAACAACACGTGCTTCGTGCATGCGGTGGCGGAGCTGGCCAGAAGGGCCGGCTGCAAGCTGACTGTCTGCCCGCAGGCTGAGAACCGCAATGACCGCTGGATCCAG GACGAGATGGAGCTGGGCTACATCCAGGCGCCGCACAAAACCTTCCCGGTGGTCTTTGACTCCCCCAGGAATGGCGAGCTGCAGAACTTCCCTTACAAAAGAATCCTG GGTCCAGATTTCGGCTATGTGACCCGGGAACCACAAGACAACTCTGTAAGCGGCCTGGACTCCTTCGGGAACCTGGAGGTCAGCCCCCCTGTGGTGGCCAACGGGAAGGAGTACCCCCTGGGGCGGATCCTCTTCGGAGGCAACTTGCCTGG GTCAAGGGGCCGCCGGGTCACTCAGGTGGTCCGGGACTTCCTGCACGCCCAGAGGGTGCAGCCGCCCGTCGAGCTCTTCGTGGACTGGCTGGCGGTCGGCCACGTGGACGAGTTTCTGAGCTTCGTCCCTGTCGCTGACGGGAAG GGCTTCCGGATGCTCCTGGCCAGCCCCAGCGCCTGCCTCAAGCTCTTCCAGGAAAAGCAGAAGTGGGGCCACGGGGGCGCCCTCCTGTTCCAAGGGGTTGCCG GCAACCAGGAGGTCAACACCGTCTCCATCAGCCAGGTCCTCTCCAACGGAAACCTCATCAGCTACAATAAGTTTGTGCAG AGCTGCATCGACTGGAACCGGGAGGTGCTGAAGCGGGAGCTGGGCCTGGCCGAGCGGGACATCGTGGACATCCCGCAGCTCTTCAAGATGGAGAGGAGGAAGGCCGTGGCCTTCTTCCCGGACTTG GTGAACATGCTGGTGCTGGGCCAGCACCTGGGCATCCCCAAGCCCTTCGGGCCCGTCATCAACGGCCGCTGCTGCCTGGAGGAGAAGGTGCGGTCCCTGCTGGAGCCACTGGGTCTCCACTGCACCTTCATCGACGACTTCACCCCGTACCACATGCTGCACGGCGAGGTGCACTGCGGCACCAACGTGCGCCGGCAGCCCTTCTCCTTCAAGTGGTGGCACATGGAGCCCTGA